In Gadus morhua chromosome 9, gadMor3.0, whole genome shotgun sequence, the sequence GAAAAGCATGATGGAGAACATTACCAGAGCTCCATCAGCAGGTGAACACATGATGGAGAACATAACCACCGCACCACCAGCAGGTGAACACATGATGGAGAACATTACCAGAGCTCCACCAGAAGGTGAACACATGAGACCATTACCATAGCACCACCAGCAGGTGAACACATGAGGAGAGAGACCATTaccacagcaccaccagcagGTGAACACATGAGGGAGACCATTACAATAACACCACCTGTGCCGTTGTATTTGGTTGCACCTTATGTGCAACCAAATACTGACCCTTCTTATGGAATTGGTAGATCTGTTATTTTTACTTAAATAATGACTTGAAAAAGAAATTATAGAAATTATCCTTCACAAACCTGGGGTTTGTGAATGATGGTGATAAACGCAGAATGTTGTTGTTCCTCCTAAATCCATTATTGAATATTTAATTCAAGTCATAATCTaggtaaaaacaacaaatatcTACTGATAGCTTAAGAAATATTTTTTGGTTGAACATAATAAAGAAATTATAAACACCAATAAACAATGCCGATAAAGCAACCTGAAATCAAAATCACTCAGGGCTCCTGTAACCTGCAATTATTTACCAAACGTAATCAGAAAAATTATCAAAAGATgaatcaacaattcaaattgtTGACATGTTTCCCTGTCATGTTGTTTCCAATGGCCTTTGAGATTCATATTATTGACCCTCTTATAGTAAGCTCACAAACGTTGTATTTAGCCTCTGAGGAGTAAGGTGACagtgaggagcagagagagtgggtggggcagagaggggagcagagagagtgagaggggcagagaggggagcagagagagtgagaggggagcagagaggggagcagagagagagtgggaggggcagagagagggggaggggcagagagagagggaggggcagagagagagttggaggggcagagagagtgggaggggcagagagagtgggaggggcagagagagagtgggaggggcagagagaggagcagagagagtgggaggggcagagagaggagcagagagagttggaggggcagagagaggagcagagagaggagcagagagagtgggaggggcagagaggggagcagagagagtgggaggagcagagaggggcagCACGCACCTCCTCTTGGCCATGGCGCTTCCGTCCTGCTCGGCCCGCCGCCACAGGTACACCAGCAGGCGGTGCTTCAGAGAGTTGATGGTCTTGTCGGTGTAGAGGCGGGGGAAGCCCGGCTGCCCCTCCGCCTgcgtctccatggagacggccGACAGCGTCAACAGGTCGTCCTCGTAGCAGAAGCGTCCGATGGTCCTCACGTCCAGGAAGGTCCCCTCGGCCGTCACCTGGGGgggccaccacacacacatgagcctcTGTGGCCTGCAGCACACATTAACCACTGTAGGcctttctacactgccaagcGGGTGGGGTCGTGATTTGGTTCGTTGGATTaagcggggctgcgcacggagcgTAGACCTCTTACGAATAAATTGCTACTCTGAGTGAAGGCTATAAACACGATTTGATCCCGGCGAAAGCCTGGTAAGGAAAGCTCCTCTGCTGCTTTCTCGGAGATTGCGCCATCTTTCACCGTCTTCGTCAAATGCGACTGTTAGAACAACTCCTGTTGATGTCACTGCGTTGtttctgttgtagagacaacgTAGGGCTGCTCGATAATGGACagaatcataatcacgattattttggtcaatattgaaattgcgcttattcaaacgattatttttgagtttgaaaaacatgatgtatttattcagcatgtctctcccaaaagcACTTAGTAACtaagaactttgaaatttcgccttataCATACACGAATGGTCAAAAATTTCAAATTTAAATTAACGTACAGATATGAttccagctgttctgcactttctataaaacatttgatgaaaagtaaataaaaaatgtgattaatcgcccagccctaatccAACGACGCTACCCATATCGCGCCCCTGATACATGATGCCGTCGAATCACGGTAATGAAAATGAAACCCCAAATATGTGTAGGTTTCGAGACGGGAATTGGGCTGCGAAATCAAGCCGGTATATTACCTCAGTCATTGTAAACGAGCAGACCATGCCGGGAAAAAGGCGGCTATAAGATGGGCATTTTTGACGGTGTGAAAACGATTTGTGGCCCGCAGCACATAGACACTCTGTACAGAGCTTTGAACACCACACATGACCCTCTATGACTGATTaaacctgtgtgcgtgtgtgcgtgccagtcCACCTGGAAGACGTGGATGGTCTGCTGCTGCACGGAGAGCACAGCCAGGATGTTCCTGTAGAGGTAGAGGCCCTGATTGTGCGACAGGATGATCTTGTCACACTTGAAGGAGCGCGTGTCACACAGGCGCCCCGTGTGCAGGTCGATGACGTGCAGGGAGTAGTCCTCCAGGGGCGAGCGCGGGTTGGGCGTCACCGACTCGTTGTTGCGGTACACCTggccaggggaggaggggacggcGTAAGTGGCACTCCTCACCACCACGGCCCTGGGGACAAGGGGCCGATGATGGTCCCTGACTCCCAGACCAGCACTGCCGGGTTTGGCAGTCAACAGTAAAAAAAAGGACCAGTATCTTTACTGTGTCTTTACTGAGCAGTAAAGACACATCCTGCCCTGTAGGGAGCACTTTGTGTAGACCAGTAAAGACACATCCTGCCCTGTAGAGGAAATCCCCAACTAAACTTTTGGAATAAATGCACGATTGCATGCGTCGATTACGACTAACATGCAACAAAACCTCTTtgtggcgtttttttttttaaacgccacatacaaacaaaactAACTTCAATGTAAAAGCACCCCTAACTCATCATCCCTTCGTCCTCCAGAGACCGCCCTGGTTGGACGAGCGGAGACCGGGGAGACGACGAAGGGCGAGTGTGGAGCGGAGAGAGCTGCTGCGCTACCTCAAAGAAGTACGGGGGAGGGTCCTCCGGGACGTAGGTGGCCGAGCCCACGATGACGTAGCGGCAGTCGTCGGTGAACAGGCTGCACTCGCGGTTCAGGTGCTCCCCGTTGGACGCCACGTTGGTGACGTGCAGCAGGGAGAAGAAGCGCTCGAAGAGCCGCCCCCGGATGTTGAGGGAGCGCTGGTCGTTGGCCGTGGAGAGGGTCTCCCCCTCCTGGCCCCGGAGCAGGTCCTGGGCCGCCTGGCAGCCCTGGTACTCATAGATCTGTGGACGTTTGGGGAGACAGGGGAGCCTGAGGTTAATCTGTTGGTTCAACTGTTCACAGCCTCTCCGCTTGAAGAGGTTTCACGCTATTGGGGACGTGTTTGTCTTGCAGCAATGGTTCATTTCTCACGTCCTTTGTGAGTAGCAGAGTTAAAGAAGGATTGGGGGCTACATTACAATTGAAACATCATACTTTAGGTTGAAGGAGGTTCTTATTATTTTGCATCCCTTTACCCGACTAATGACTCATTATTGGTGAGCATAATGCCAATCAACCTTAGATGAGGCTTCTACATGTATCCTTATTGAGCAAGATACAAGTACGGACAGGAACAATCAAAGAAAAAATAGTAAGCATCACttaattattttgtatttttttattttggttgtAGGAGCAGTAGAGTGCTTTCCACTTCTGCTTAACATACAGTGTGTGTTAGTACCAAGTCATCAACCAGAGTCCAAGAACAACTGTCCCGATGAGACAATAAAGTGTATTCAATTGAAGTCAACCCAGGTATCTCCTGGATTTCCATTGGCTTACCTCCAGCGACGTCTGGTCGGAGGAGAAGGCGATGAAGCAGCGTCCGTCGGGAGAGAACTTCCTCAGGAAGCACGGGGGCTTCTCCACGTTGACCACCGTGAAGTTGGGGAACAGGTTCTGGTGGAAGCAGCGCACGCGGTACCAGTGAGCGCCGGCCCGGCCGGAGCTCACCCGCCTCCTCTCCAGGCGGTGGACCACGTTCTGGTTCTGGATCCTCCTGGGCTTCAGCGTGGGGCTGTCATCTTCCATGGCTCGCATCGGATGCAGTGGGAGTGTGTTGGTGTCCTCAGTGGCCGGATAGgacttgtggtggtggtgccaaATATGGTGACACGGGAGGACTTGCGTCACAAACTATTCTCAGTCATCTTGGGTGTAGGTACTTCTTGCACATAAAACTGCAAGATGCATGTAGAGATAGGAGACAAAAATACTGAACCATTCATAGTCATACATAGCATGATATACTAATGCTAAAGTACAGATTATTCTGTGATTTGCTTTTCAAAAGCTCAACTACAGCCATCCCTCATGTAATTAACTCACCATCAGTGGGAATGCTGTAAATTCAACTAAGACGCTGGATAACACGTTGCCCCTTGATCTTAAAAGCAAGAAGAGAACTATGTTAATTGCTACATTTGACTCAAATGACCTACCACAAGGTTACAGAAACATAGGCGTCAAGGAACGTTAGATTTCAATCAACTCTGGTTCAGTGTACCAGAGGCGCGTTGCTCTGTAAACACACATTATAATTGCATTGGGAAAACATCAGGCAGCGCCACATTTACTAAAGTATTTAAAGAAGCGCTGGAACGACCAGGACGACGACACTACTATGTTAAACTATAAACGGGTTACTCACTCATTGTTCAAGAAAGTCAACCGTCCAGCTTTTCAAGAAGCATCATACATCCCAGTCTTGGATAACTTTCTGAGCTCTCTATCTAGCTTTGTATTTGAACTTGTGGAGCTTTGCTGTTAATGTTATTCGCAAATGGTCTCCGTATTAATAGGAACGTTTCGGAAATTAGAAGTTTTTCACGTGTATTCAATCTAGCTACATTTCTATAAAAACGGCGTGGATATGCCTGATATTATTATAGCTAAAGCTACAGGGCGACGGCATGAAAGCAGGGAAGAAGAGCTTCCAGAACTCGTTGGTACGGAGTTTGGCTGTTGATGACTTAACGGCAGTAGGAATCAACAGCGTCATCTCAGGATGGAAACCGCGTTGCATCTTTTAAACTTGGACCCGACCCGCCATTACAGCTTTTGCCCGTTGCTTGAACACGTTTTCCAAAACttggctcattgtgtcaaaactcaactcacaagcaaataagacacaacactgagaaatataccattcacatctatgtcaTATTGAAACTCTGCTATCGAAACCTAACAATCCTCTGTCAAAATGTCACTCTGATGACAAAATTATCAACACTTGTAtcatgaatacactttcagatcagcagtAACACACTActctactttatataaaacactgcagtctttcatGTTCAGTGTTTTTATTCACTTCCACAGAAAGGCACGTTTTTCACAACAACCAAAAGAAATCTAATACTCAATCCTGCACATTCCAGAAGCCTACGGTACTGTAAACGCAGAAAAACACGTAAATTGTGCGTGGGTGGACTTATGGATCCTCGCCTTGTGTGTCGAAAACATCCATGGATTGACCTAAGGCTTAGCTCAATGTCTCCTGTTCCtttgcctgcagaagaggcatgcggGCATGTGGTTGGCATATACGCGCCATCCTCAagccaaaaaataataatcttctATAGGGTTTAGAAATGGCGAGTAAGGGGGCAAGTATTGTTCGTGGACTTCAAATTGTTCGTGGATTTTGAACCAGTTCCGGACCAAAACAGCCCGACGGAAACTAACATAgtcccagacaacaacaaactgGGGCTGTACTGATCTGTCCTCTTCAGCTGCATCATGAAGTGCATCTAGAAATGTGATGATATGTAGGGTATTGTAGGGACCTATTTTTGCATGATGGTGCAGTTACCCTCGAAGTCTTTTGGAGGCACTCAATGATATATATTTCCCCTGCGCTGCCCCGGGACGtgcacaattgccctttggcctttttgtagctggctgatTGTTGTTCAGTTTTGTAAGTAAGTGTTTTCAGGTCAGGGTTGTATTTACACaccggtaggcctattttcaatttccaattttgttttgtattttgaataAATGTGTTTTCCAAATGGTACGCTgagatttcatttttgaacTAAGTCTCgtatgaaatagtgtgtagtATGCAGGAGgaagtgtgttgcagaaaggagcaatgtgttgcacaattgcaaAGCAGCGCTTTTACACGTGTTTATTTTAGcaacaaaaacttcaagttaAAAAACTGGAATATCAACGGTGACTTATTGTTACACATCCATGGGTATAACAATAAGTCAACAATATAATAAGACCCTCAGGTGTCAAattatgttatatgatattGAGATTATAGGATATGATGTTATATTATATGTGAGCCTGTATATTATCTAAATGCTAGAGCTGAAACGGAAGGCCTTATATTTCTCTATTTCTATCTAATCCAATACTATTCTATATATCGCTATCAGGATGTATTTGTTCAGGTTTGCAAAAATTCTTGGTTGAACGAGGGATAATCTCAGCAACATATTCCACTGGACCTCCAGGGACCTAGGTATCTTTAGACACAAATAATAAGATGGTATGTTGCCAGATGAAAACCGTAGTGAGCAACACTAAAAGCATTACGGGCCCATTCCCTTCGGCTTAACGCAATTTTTAAAGCAGTGCAACAGAATACTGTGCTCTTTGTCAGTAAATGCCAGGCTTTAATCACacagcaaaataaatacatgagtGGTGTCAAAGCTAACAGCAATCAATACATCATTAACCCCACTCTCACCAAACCGTCTTAAAACCAACACTTATGACGATTAGTTAACTTGAAGATGTATTTACAAATGAGTAACATTAACTCAAGCATCCTGATTTAATGACTGTAATCTGCACCGTTTTTAAAGGACTGTTGCAAGCCCAATGAGGGCAGGATTGGTTGGGTGTGCGCTTTGTAGTGAATTTAGTAATGTCACAATGGTCTTGACACCATGTTCGCTCACAGAACAACAAATTGGGTTTTGTCATCGCTGAACCTACTCTAGATTTAATTTGAACTCAAcggcaaagaaatgggtaactgtattatttatttaacgaCATCACCACATCTTGACATCAGCCCAACTGAGGTCACCTGAGCCACAGTTTGCTCCCAGGAGGATTCTAGTAGATTCCATTCTGATCCTTGAGCTCTGTCCAGATGAGACAGGGGAGAACCCATGGTACCGCTCCACCGACATTGCATTATGTGCACGCCAACATGTGTCAATCTTCTGGATGCAGATATGTTACCACAGCATTTTTGTATTATTAGCATTACTGCAATGGCGTTATTTGAAACAAATACCTTGCGGAAATTCCATATATTATTCCTCCCTATCAACCTGAGTACCTCGGTGTTGGAAGAAGTTAATGGTGCAGTGTACAATTATCCTTGACCAAAGAACCAAGTTGTAATTTCAGTAAAAGCAAATTCAGCGAGCCATAAATGTAGGTCTTACAAAGAAAACTGCCGGGAAGCATCAGGAAAAGGATGTGAAATTACCTACTTCAAAATCTAATGACATTTTCTTTTCAGCATGACCtgtgcgtatgagtgtgtgtgtgtgtgtgtgtgtgtgtgtgtgtgtgtgtgtgtgtgtgtgtgtgtgtgtgtgtgtgtgtgtgtgtgtgtgtgtgtgtgtgtgtgtgtgtgtgtgtgtgtgtgtgtgtgtgtgtgtgcgtgcttgtcgGTGTCTGTTTAAGAATACATGCGTGAGTATGTGAATGCGTGCAGGCTTACATGCATTTGCGTGTCTTTTATTGAAATACCTGTTTTCTCGTTACTATTTATGTCTCTTTGTATGACTAAGTGCATGCATTTGGTAATTGTGTAATTAGAAGGGGAAACTTTAGAAACCACCACACCACAGAAATCCAGAGAAAGTTGTAAAATGTGCAAATAGAAAATCCCAATGTTGCCCTTTATCTCTTATTTTGTGCCTGCATGTTCTCGGAATGAAAATTTCCTCATGGGGCTGCCAGGATGGGGCTAAAATCGTACCCCTTCAAAATGGCCATTGAGGCCTCTCTACTGGaaaaatgtacaattattttttaaacagttTTGCCATCTGCCAGTAGCTTCCATAAAATCGCATGCATATGCATAGCAGTATATGCTTTGTTTTTTCTCACCGAAAAATATGGAAATTGTTCCATATTTAAGGAGGACATATTTAAGATGATTACACTCTCTCACTTAACCAAAATATACCAAAATACCCTGTGTCCACGCACATAACTGTTAACTCTGTTGCTGGAAGTCATTCACACAGGAGAAATAAATAATCAATCATCTTCTGTGATTTTTTCACATATAGGCGCACAGTTTAATGCATCCCCCGCAGCCACCAAATGCAGCGCATTTGCTTCATGACTCGCTAGGGAATTGAGTGATAATTGCCGGCTATTCCATTTTAAGTTTCCTCACGTGCACCACATTTTACCATTGCAATCAAAGTACATCTTAATGAAAAGTATTCTGCCACAATCAAACTACAAAAATAAGTGTTAAAACGATTTCTAAGGCACACATGTGAAAAATACTCTTTCAATTGATAGTTGTATTTGACATTTAAAGGGTGAACGCTGAACTTTTCAATCCATCCTTATTTCAGTAGGACATCTTGATTATGTTGGTGAACTTTTCATGTGTTTGTTCGTGGTGATTATATGGAAGGGAAAACAATTACAGTAATCAAAGAACCTTATTTCTAATCCTTCTTtccatgtatatatatgtatataaaatatgtatatatgtatataaaatatgcatatatacatataaatgtgtatatatatatatatgtatatgtatatacatgcatacatatgtatgtatatgtatatatacattaatATGGGTGGCAGGTACGCATGTACGCATAGTAGAAAGAACATTATGCAGCCTGTGATGATCCGTCTCCCGTACTTCCTGTTTGGAATCAACGCAGCATTATGAAGGTTCTCTTGGAGTCCCCTCTTCTGAATTATTGAAAGAAATGTGGTGTACACGTCAATTACacagttcattcattcatattcatacCAAATGCCAATCCTAATTGTAGTCGTTATTTTTGCATAAATAAACCACATCTAACACCACAAATAAATTACCCTATCTATTCATCTAAATGTATTCAGCGGTGATAACATGAACTTTTATAGAAGCTGAAAACATTGAAATGATATCTTAGTCTCTCCCCGGTCGCTGTTTGCAGTGAATTAGAAGAGAACCCTTACTGCTAAATGTTCCACATTTTCTGGTTAGATTACCTTCAAGTGAGTTGTAATTTCAGATTTGGGTTACCCCATGGAAAGCCAAAACCAGGCAAAAaaaacagagaacacaccacCAGTACACATGTCAGTGTAGGCACATGTCAAAAAGAATGATTATGTTTTGGTCATTGAGAGTAGGAATTACcatcatgtttgtttttgtctgtgtatgtaagtgtgacaaaaaaaaacacttgctGTCAcatgcaccgtgtgtgtgtgtgtgtgtgtgtgtgtgtgtgtgtgtgtgtgtgtgtgtgtgtgtgtgtgtgtgtgtgtgtgtgtgtgtgtgtgtgtctgtgtgtgtgtgtgtgtgtgtgtgtgtgtgtgtgtgtgtgtgtatatgtgtgttggtgtgtgtgtgtgtgtgtgtgtgtgtgtgtgtgtgtgtgtgtgtgtgtgtgtgtgtgtgtgtttgagagagtgtgtaagtgtgtgtgtgtgcgcacgtgtgtatgtgtgtgtgtgtgtgtgtgtgtgtgtgtctgtgagtttgtgtgagtgttagtgtgtttgtgtgtatgtgtttgtgtgtttgtgtatgtgtatatatgaaCGATGTTGCCTTAATTTAATTCTGAATAACAGACAGAGGGGCTCACTTGTATGAGCAAGATGGAGTGCAAGCAGAGAAAATCCAAACCTTTTAACTATGGGTGAAATGTTCTAATTTAACTATAAGGGTCAGTCACCCCAAGAGAGAATTTGGGGGATAAAATCCATCTTAAAGGAAGATTTTTGAGCCCACTGCACCTGCTTCACCCCTAGCCCCCACCaacccatcctccctcctccaccctcttaaCAGCCAGGGTCTCTTAGCAGGACTGCAATTTCTGCCATTTGAGAGTGAGTGTTGAAAGCGGGCAGTGATGGCCACTTTTCTGTTATTACTCGGTTAGCATTGTGCAGAACAGAGGAAGGCACAAGTACTTTCAAGAAGGCATTGACTGTCAGCATCAGGGAATATTAAATACTGGACCTGCATGGCAGTACCACTAAGAGCACATCTCAATGCTGACATTTATTTCAAAAATACCCACCAGAGGTTCTTAAAACTCATATTGCTTTTTAAAACGAAAACTACTAAAACTATGACAAAAATGGCTGGCTGCATTAGCTTTaagatttctctctctcttccaaaatgtaaatctgaatacAATAAGCATGTCAATCAAGAGTCATACCGGATGAAGAATGTACAGGAGAACATAGATTGGGAAAAATAAGATTCAGcaggaaaaagaaaatggagCTGAAGTTCCCCTCACTGGTACCACTCTCTATATGTCTTCTACTAATGGTTTCAGGCTCCCATTTAGAGGAGCAGATGatgaggagcagaagaagatgaagaaggtgatgaagaggaggaagaagaacaagaagaagaagaggaggaggaagaagagaagaaggagcaggagtagCAGTTGTCCTATGCGGCCTTGGCAATGAGGTGCACTGGGTaatgaggtcaaaggtcaggctATGATCTGAACATGCCACATGGAACCAAAtcttcacctctcctccacccacctgccCACTCGGTGGGTGAGCCCTTTTTAATCATGAAATCTTGCCAATCTAGCATGTTTGTGCAATTAAATATAGTTTAATGAATCGTCTGAATTGTCTTCAGGTGCATGGGAGGAAATCTGAGTCCTTTCAGTAAACCATTCCCTGCAGAGATTTAAGTACTGAGCTACACTTCCTCCAAACACAATTCATTTGCATTTAAAATAATCCTGTGGGCCCAAAGAttctacatacacacaaatgtgcaccaCTTCTTTTCTTATTTAGCAGTGAGATATTGTTATGCGTTAGATCTGTCCTATAGATCTGTGGTGCCTTGACTATATATGCAGATCTGTTTCTGTGTAGGCTCTTGCGTGcatccatgtctgtgtgtgtgtgtgtgtgtgtgcatgcgtgtgtgcatgtgtgtgggtgcgtgcgtgggtgggtgcgtgtgtgtaaatgtaagtgtgtgcgtttgtgtgtgtgtttgtgtgtgtatgtctgtccgtctgtttgtgtgtgtgtgtgtgtgtgtgtgtatgtgtgtgtgtgtgtgtgtgtgtgtgtgtgtgtgtgtgtgtgtgtgtgtgtgtgtatgtgtgtgtgtgtgtgtgtgtgtgtgcgtgcgtgcgtgcgtgcgtgtgtgtgtgtgtatctagggGCCAAGGAGGGTCGACAGATGCTGGTTCTTAACAAACACAATGAATTACTTATAGTCCACTAAGCCAAACACGGCTGAGCGTTGCGCTGGTTTACTCACCCCCGATAGGGCCATCTGCCTAGGTGCGCGGGCTCTGTCCACTCTCTCTGGACACAGGTAACCAGAGATCTCTCTGCCAGGGTGGCACTCCACAGCTCATTAAAAACACCATCGTGCTATAATTGTGCCTTTATGCATGTAACAGAGGCTGctggttattgtgtgtgtgtatattagtgtggtggtggtggtgggagtaaTGGGGTTTTCTGTGCCATGTCATTTAATTCAGGACATTTATCCCATAGTTTCATTGGATTCTTAATTTATACACTGAAACATATCAATTTCTTCTTTTCATTAACAGCCATCACTATtcaaatttgatttttttttttttcactgactGCAATATGGGACATTTAGTTTGTATTTCCTTCTAGAGGCAGAAAATATCAACCCAAGGTTGTTGGTCCGACCCAAATTTGAAGCCATTGAAACAACTGTGAAATCAAACcatgattttaaatgctaaGGATTAAAAGTAATGCGATATATAGAATATAGTGAAACACACTTCATGCTCAGTAAACAGGTTGGTTCAGATTCATCAGATTCATCGATGGATAACCATGGATATGTTATTTTCATCTAAAGACCCCTCCCAATCTCAGTCAATCTTTTCTGAAGAGTTTCAGATATCAGGAAGGTCTaatggattattattataaataaagttATCAACTCAAATTGGTTTAATAATGATTGATTATTTGATACATTGAGACTTTGAAAATTGAGAAGAAATCATGTTCATCTTTGATCAAATCATAAGTGGGTGCATTGTTACGATGAGGGGAAACCAAACTGCAGCACTCTGGAGAGACAGGGCTAACACTGTCTCtactactgccccccccccccccccccccccccccccccccccctccccgcctggTAGGTAGTTGCTAACACCTCTAAAACCAAAACTAGATAGTTACAAGTAGAAAGGGTCTTTCCTTGTTAGGTTTTGGCAGATGATTGAAACTGTCGACAGGACTCTGTCCCCTTGCAGGTCATTTAGTGTGATGAAGGAAAATGGATATGGTAATCCttatctttctcttcctctctctccgtaACTCTATATTttctctctttactctctctcttccagctctctctctctctctctcgctctcactctctggcctcccaatccctctctctccctttctctctctgtctctctccctctctggcctcCCATGCCCTGGAGGAGTTGTGAACAACTTGGTGCAGAGATAACCAGAGAGTCAGGTAGAGTGCAGAGGTCTCCACTGGCCTCTGTAGACCGGTGTGTTCAAGCACACGGCAACATGGTCAGTGTGAGGCGCAACAGCCATCCAGCTACACCAGTCTGACTGGCAGTGCTGCGCTGTGATGTCCTGCAGCAGTACTCCCTACCAGTGTTTCATGCGTCCTCCATGTGCTTAATGTTGTGCTACTGCAGCTTTGTGTGAACAGAcaccaaacaaaaataaaagaacaaacaaatgtcAATCGTGAACAGGCGTCAAAAAGTCCCAAGTGTAACAACAGAAAGCACAAGCCAACACAAAGCCTTTCACACAATGGGTCCTCTGTGCGGGGAATGAAGCAGAACTGGATGCGCGTGGCACACAATGCCCTGAAAAACTGTTCATTTGTGTCGGCAAAAGTAGCccatttattaatttatcaCTTCACGAGGGACAACCACAATAGAAAATTTTGAAATTTGCAAAGAGCTGTCAGTTTCTAAGCGTACAGAATTCAGATTAGAGTGAAATACACCACTTTGTCATTTCCTTACTGAATTTAGATGTGAAGAGGAGATCTGTTCAGCGGCAGAATGGCTCTGTGCGTCGTTTGGAAATAATGGAGATAATTGTTGCATTATCGATTAAATGTATGCCCGAAAACT encodes:
- the det1 gene encoding DET1 homolog — protein: MRAMEDDSPTLKPRRIQNQNVVHRLERRRVSSGRAGAHWYRVRCFHQNLFPNFTVVNVEKPPCFLRKFSPDGRCFIAFSSDQTSLEIYEYQGCQAAQDLLRGQEGETLSTANDQRSLNIRGRLFERFFSLLHVTNVASNGEHLNRECSLFTDDCRYVIVGSATYVPEDPPPYFFEVYRNNESVTPNPRSPLEDYSLHVIDLHTGRLCDTRSFKCDKIILSHNQGLYLYRNILAVLSVQQQTIHVFQVTAEGTFLDVRTIGRFCYEDDLLTLSAVSMETQAEGQPGFPRLYTDKTINSLKHRLLVYLWRRAEQDGSAMAKRRFFQFFDQLRRLRMWKMQLLDEHHLFIKYTSEDVVTLRVTDPSQPSFFVVYNMVSTEVLAVFENTSDQLLELFENFCDLFRNATLHSQAVQFPCSASSNNYARQVQRRFKDTIVNAKYGGHTEAVRRLLGQLPISAQSYSSSPYLDLSLFSYDDKWVSVMERPKTCGDHPIRFYARDSGLLKFKIQAGLLGRPVNHAVRRLVAFTFHPFEPFAISVQRTNTEYVVNFHMRHVCV